A window from Nitrospira defluvii encodes these proteins:
- a CDS encoding molybdopterin-dependent oxidoreductase, whose protein sequence is MENRFSLKRRSLLTLTGIAAAAGLTGGCDGVGSFFGRMFAMPPRDTNYFTENKKFYVVNYSDSPFNVSRDLRQDEWRLAVKGEVKKPLSLGWRELLNRENFEQISTLMCIDTLPGGDSLGNARWRGISLKKLLREAEVDEETTRDIVFRGADAYDDSIPLARAMQDDVMLAFLMNGEKLPKEHGFPLRLLVPGLYGIKNVKWIIEIEAYAGDYRGYWQRKGWTDDATIKTFSRIDSPGHYQTLRGPEQRFRGIAFGGPNSISKVEISLDAARTWDSCEIETPMSPYSWVIWNYTWHPHKRGKYQVAVRAVDSKGQPQIAELIRPQPAGSSGLHTIIADVESL, encoded by the coding sequence ATGGAAAATCGGTTCAGTTTAAAACGTCGCAGCCTCCTAACGCTCACTGGAATTGCGGCTGCCGCCGGCCTCACTGGTGGCTGCGATGGGGTTGGATCTTTTTTCGGACGCATGTTCGCCATGCCCCCTCGCGATACCAACTACTTCACTGAAAATAAAAAGTTCTACGTCGTGAACTATTCTGACTCCCCGTTTAACGTCTCGCGCGACCTGAGACAAGACGAATGGCGATTAGCGGTGAAGGGCGAGGTGAAAAAGCCCCTCTCGCTGGGATGGCGCGAACTATTGAACCGCGAGAACTTCGAGCAAATCTCTACGCTCATGTGCATTGACACGTTACCCGGTGGAGACAGTCTCGGCAACGCGCGATGGCGGGGAATTTCCTTAAAAAAACTGCTCCGGGAGGCAGAAGTCGATGAAGAGACGACCCGAGATATCGTATTCCGAGGGGCAGACGCCTATGACGACAGCATTCCGCTCGCGCGCGCGATGCAGGATGACGTCATGCTCGCTTTCTTGATGAACGGCGAGAAATTGCCCAAAGAACATGGCTTTCCGCTCCGCCTGCTCGTCCCCGGACTATACGGCATCAAAAATGTGAAATGGATCATTGAAATCGAAGCGTATGCAGGGGACTACCGAGGCTACTGGCAGCGAAAGGGCTGGACGGACGATGCCACAATCAAGACATTCTCCCGCATCGATTCGCCGGGCCACTATCAAACATTGCGTGGCCCCGAACAACGATTCCGCGGCATCGCATTTGGCGGACCGAACTCCATTAGCAAAGTGGAAATCAGCCTCGACGCAGCAAGAACGTGGGACTCCTGCGAAATTGAAACACCCATGTCTCCTTACTCATGGGTGATCTGGAACTATACGTGGCATCCACACAAACGGGGCAAATACCAGGTCGCCGTCCGTGCCGTTGACAGCAAAGGACAGCCGCAAATTGCCGAGTTGATTCGTCCGCAACCGGCCGGCTCGAGTGGATTACACACGATTATCGCCGACGTGGAGAGCCTGTAA